CCAGACCATCTCGCTGCTCGGACAGGAAAATCAAGCACTGTTTCTGGACTGTCGTTCCCTTGAACACGAACATGTTCCACTCAACTTGGGGACCACCCACTCTATTGCTATTTGTAACACGAGGGTGAAACGCGAACTTGCCGCTTCTGAATACAATAAACGCCGCGCCGAATGTGAAAGGGGCGTGGCAATCCTTAAACAATGGTTGCCCGGGATCTCTTCACTTCGCGATATTACGCTAACGGATTTCAAAAAACATGAAGAAGAACTACCTGTATTAACACAGAAGAGATGTCGATATGTAATTGAGGAGAACACCCGTGTATTAGATGCGGTTGCTGTGCTGAAGGCACGACATCTACAAACGGTAGAAGAAACGGACGAATCTCTTACACAATTCGGTAGGCTGATGAACGCCTCACACAACGGGCTCCGAGATGATTATGAAGTGAGTTGTAGCGAGTTAGATTTGCTTACCGACATTGCCCGTAGGATCACAGGCGTAATTGGAAGCCGAATGACGGGGGCAGGTTTTGGTGGATGCACGGTTAACATCGTTCATAGAGACGTTTTAGAAACGTTCCAAACGCTCGTGACAGCGGAGTACTACAAACAGACCGGTATTGAACCTGAAATTTATCTCTGTAATGTCAGTGACGGCGCACAAGTTTTCTTTCTTTAATGATTCCTTGCGGTTCGGTCAGATGGGTTTGGGAAATGAAGTGCCTTTCCGTATATCCGCTTTCCAAATGTAAAGCAAAGACAAATTATGCCATTTAAGGCATAATTTCATTACGAGCTATGCATTTGGTTCTCCAAATTTTAGTTATGTGAAAAGATTAGCAAAGGCGTGTAGCACTGCAACAACGGCACAGTGCGGGTTCAACAAAACACCGGTACACTGCTGAGAGATTCTAATAACACGCTTGGCGTTAAATTAAAAGATATGGAATATAGCATTGGCGTCGATCTTGGCGGAACGGATATCAAGGCTGGATTGGTCTCATCAGCAGGCGATATTTCTTGCCGTGTCGTGCTCCCTACAGATGTTGAAGTAGGAGGTCCCAAAGTAATAGCGGCTCGGATTGCGGAAGCCATTCGTCAAGTTCTTGTAAGAGCCGTCGGTTTCCATCAGAAAGAGAGTGGTCAGCGGTCAGGGTCGACTGCTGAAAGTCCAAAATCGAAAGCGATTAAAAGCGATATCTGGATTGGACTGGGGGCACCGGGACTTATTATCGCTGAAACAGGGGTTGTCCATTTTTCACCTAATTTTCCGGGTTGGAGCGATATTCCACTTGTTGATTATGTGAACACTGAACTGGCGAAGTTACACCTGCCAAAGGCGACCGCAAATGCTAACTCACAAACGCTGAGTGATGAACAGTACAAACTTATATTAAGGGGTATGGACAACGATGTGAATGCGATGACATTGGGTGAACTTCGTCACGGTGCGGGTGTTGGATACAGAAACATCGTTGCATTAACACTCGGCACAGGCGTAGGGGGCGGCGTCGTGATTGACGGGCACGTTTACCATGGAAGTCAAAATACTGCGGGGGAACTCGGGCATACTGTCGTTGAACCCAACGGGCGTTACTGTGGGTGTGGGAATCAAGGGTGTCTTGAGGCTTATGCTGGCGCGAAAAACATCGTTGAACGGACGCAGGAAAAAATAGAGACAGGACGGTCTACGATTTTAGCGGAAGTAATAGGCAATGGGACAACGCTAACACCACGGCAAATAGCGGAGGCGGCACATAAGGGTGACAAAGTCGCAATGGAGATTTTTGCTGAGACAGGACGATACATAGGCATTGCCCTTACCTCAATTGCGCATATTCTCAACCCACAGATTGCAATCATCGGAGGCGGTATAGCGGAAGCCGGTGAAAAACTGCTCTTTAAGCCCATCCGGGCTGAGCTTTCCAAACGTGCTATGGATATTCCTGCGCGGATGGAGATCGTAAAGGCACACCTGGGAAACGATGCAGGCATTGTGGGTGCAGCGATGCTCGCCCTTGAGAGTGAGAAACCGGCATTGTAGCGCTGGAATTCAGGGTTATAAGCCCCTCCTACAACATGCTACGGAAAAATTTATAGCTAGGGAGATCACACATGAAAAATACAGTCAGTAGTCACCAGTCAGCAGTCAGCCATCAGCAAGACGATGTTACTTCACCAGAAAACCTCTTTGCTGAAGGTTTCCGAAAACTGAAAACCGAAAACCGCTTTCAAGGGGCTATCTTAGAAATTTTAGCAGTTTTCTGTTTGTTAATAATCCCGCTGAGTTGCACGAAGGTCCCAGAGGTTCCAGATTTCATCAAAGATACCTTCCAGCCAGAGATGATTGTCCCTGTGTTCGACCCAGACGCTCATATCATGCCGCAGACGGGTACTGTTGGTTATGTCAGAAACGGTGTGAAAGTAATGGCGGTGCCACTCAACGATGTGAAGGCGGTTGATGCCTTCGGTATCTTTATCTACAATGGAACCGACCACTGGATATCCTTCAAGAAAAAGGATTGCCAGATGCTTGATGGCACCGGAAACGTTACAAAACCCATCGATAAATCACAGGAATCCTTTTACCTAAAAAAGAACTTCAGACCGAAGTTGCCACCGGAATTCGGAGCGGAAGTGTTCAGATGGGATAAGGCTATTAGAATACAAGGCGGTCCAGCAGTACTCCCCAGAGAAGACATTGAGAAAACAAACGTGATGCCTGGACAATACTCGAGGTTTTTCCTCTATTTCCGTAAACGAAGTATTAAATATAGCAGTTTGCGGATCATTGTGCCAAGAGTCACGAGTGATTTCAATGAACAGCAAACAACTTTCGTTTTCAAATTTAAAGTGCAACGCGGCTAAACGCCCATGCGTGAAGTGGAAATTCCGAGAAAAAGTTGTGCAGTGTGCTAAAGTTGGGAAGTTTCAAAGTATACAAAAGTTTCAATGCCTCACTTTACGGACTTTACAGACTTTGGAACATTTTACAGACTGCCTTTGCCTGCTCCTCCTCGTGCTCTGTTTGAGTTGTACCCTACCCGAGGGCGAAATTGTGGAGGGAAATACCCAAGCAAAAATACCGATCGAAATCCTTCCTTCGAACCGTGAACGGCAAGCACCCCCTATATTGGGTATTCGTTACATCAAAACGCTCGGTAGGACCGGACAAGGCGCGGGCGAATTTCGGACCCCTTTGGGGCTTGCGATAGATGAACAAGATAGAATCTACATCGCTGATGCCGGTAACAATCGGGTACAAGTGGTTGACGATGCTGGAAATTATATCATAGAATTCGGAAGTCGCGGATGGCAGACAGGGGAGTTTGATCACCCTACAGATATAGCGTTGAGTTTTCAAAGAAGGTACCGCCTCTATGTAGCAGACACGGGTAATAATCGGGTACAATACTGCAATTTCGTCGATCGAATTTTTTATCCACTCAGTGAGAGCGCAGATGATGCCCTCCTCGACCGTCCTGAAGGTATCGGTATCGGACGAAATGGCGAGGTTTATGTTGTTGACACAGGCAATCACCGCTGGATTGAATTCAATGTCGCAGGCGTTCCCGTTGTGGCACGAGGGAGTTTCGGGAGTGGCAGTGAACAACTCTGGAACCCAACAGACTTGGATGTTGATGCCCACGGAAATGTTTACATCATTGATACGGGCAATCATCTGATAAAAAAGTATGACTTCAGTGGTAATCCGATTGACATGTGGGGTGGCGAAGGCGACGCGCTTGGACAACTTCGGGAGCCAAGGCGTATCGCTTTAGACCAATGGAATTACCTCTATGTAACGGACAGTGGCAACCGACGCGTTCAAGTGTTTGCCCCTGATGGCAGAAGCATCACAGAATTCAGTACCCCCGCGCTTCTTGAACCCGTAGGCATTGCCGTCTCGAAAACTGGACGTGTCTTTGTGAGTGATGCTGAAGCGAATGACATAAAGGTGTTCCAAGTTTTTCAGAAGAAATAGCCGTCGGCGCTCAGCCATCGGCATTGTCCCGCAAGCCTGCATACGGCTTGCGTGAAGAGCGTTCCGATGCACATCAGACATCTCTTGCTGAAAGCCGAAAGCCGAAGGCTGATGGTTGTTCTTGTTTCTTTTTCTTTGTGTGTGCTACCACGTCTCGGTAGTCCAGCCCAAAACTCCCCTAACGACGAAACCAAAATCCTTGAACTTCCCACCTTTTCCGTCCTCCAGAAAACGGAGTCCGTTGAACTGAAAACAGGCGCGCAAGACTTTACGGTGAAGTACCCACCGATCCTTCCAAACAGCGAACGGATAACGAAAGCGGATGGAAAGGTGTTCGTACGGGGTATCGACTATCAGATCGATTTCTATTTAGGTAAAATCACTTTTGGTGAGCGAACAACTACCGAGCCACCGACGGAGAAACTCTCCAGACTTAAGATAACCTACCGGACGCTACCCTTCGCGATTAAACAGGTTTATAAACGCGACCTTTACGGAACAGCAATCAGCGATCAGCAGTCAGCAGTCAGCAGTCAGCAGTCGGAAACCATCGGCAGTCAGCAAGGAGA
The sequence above is drawn from the Candidatus Poribacteria bacterium genome and encodes:
- the galK gene encoding galactokinase, yielding MKRNVLRTETGQVVYPPRILNANQKFKEIFGDPSAFVVSAPGRVNLIGEHTDYNDGYVFPVAIDKYLNIAARKRSDGRVRLYALDVNDSYEFRLDTLPSIQQDAPAWSHYLIGVAALLQTLEKKVSGIDAIITGDVPIGAGLSSSAALSVSAALTFLAASSTSGTSERVPQSEVDNKELAALCQRVEHEFAGVNCGIMDQTISLLGQENQALFLDCRSLEHEHVPLNLGTTHSIAICNTRVKRELAASEYNKRRAECERGVAILKQWLPGISSLRDITLTDFKKHEEELPVLTQKRCRYVIEENTRVLDAVAVLKARHLQTVEETDESLTQFGRLMNASHNGLRDDYEVSCSELDLLTDIARRITGVIGSRMTGAGFGGCTVNIVHRDVLETFQTLVTAEYYKQTGIEPEIYLCNVSDGAQVFFL
- a CDS encoding ROK family protein: MEYSIGVDLGGTDIKAGLVSSAGDISCRVVLPTDVEVGGPKVIAARIAEAIRQVLVRAVGFHQKESGQRSGSTAESPKSKAIKSDIWIGLGAPGLIIAETGVVHFSPNFPGWSDIPLVDYVNTELAKLHLPKATANANSQTLSDEQYKLILRGMDNDVNAMTLGELRHGAGVGYRNIVALTLGTGVGGGVVIDGHVYHGSQNTAGELGHTVVEPNGRYCGCGNQGCLEAYAGAKNIVERTQEKIETGRSTILAEVIGNGTTLTPRQIAEAAHKGDKVAMEIFAETGRYIGIALTSIAHILNPQIAIIGGGIAEAGEKLLFKPIRAELSKRAMDIPARMEIVKAHLGNDAGIVGAAMLALESEKPAL